Proteins encoded within one genomic window of Acidithiobacillus sp. AMEEHan:
- a CDS encoding error-prone DNA polymerase produces MSAGIISVGDVAMGRCAGFSAIAALVGIFCMDISPDPAYAELYCLSNLSFLQATANVEDLLDRAKALGYAALAITEECSLYSVPRAHVHAQAIDLPLLIGCTLQLEEGLRLVLLVEDRAGYAALAQLISLARSRAEKGGYRALLADLLPLSGLLAILLPEYRSAAAEDRVIAKICAAWGGTRLWFGLSLLYGGDQQRQLTDLRRWQRHFQLRAVACTGVRMARRSERFLLDVFTAIRLRKPVSAVGWDLPSNGEQHLRTRQQLAQLYPTELLAESIHIVQRCRFSLRELRYHYPQGSCPASHSPQEYLQQEAEKGLQRRYPHGVPESVRQQLQEELRIVAGLDYANYFLTVYEIVCFARERDILCQGRGSAANSVLCYALGITEVNPVRAHLLFSRFLSRERGEPPDIDIDFEHERREEVIQFVFRRYGRRHAALTASIIHYRPRSAMRDAARALGFSASEQEQLCQQLAWWDGRRVLPERLQEAGFDPQSPAVQRLTIVVNALVGMPRHLSQHVGGMVLSQTPLDALVPIEPARMPERTVLQWDKNDLDLLGILKVDLLALGMLSVLRRALADLDMRLADIPAEDPQVYAMLQRGESLGVFQVESRAQMGMLPRLRPHCFYDLVIEVAIIRPGPIQGGMVHPYLRRRAGQEAVSYPGPEVQKVLERTLGVPIFQEQVMQIAMEAAGFDGDAADGLRRAMAAWRRKGDLGPYQQRLLDGLAARGYAEDFAQQLCEQIRGFAEYGFPESHAASFALLVYASAWIKCHHPAVFTAALLNSQPMGFYAPAQIVEEAKRQGVQVLPVDIRRSHWETRAKGRRVRLGLHQVKGLPRSDAERCLAWRDADGNLDPGTLFQDAGVGRQSLEKLARAGAFDALLGHRREALWQILALCKNTALALPGVSHKPSTLPAPSAQSLCRDDYQQLGLSLGPHPLAFLRPQLEREGYRSIAQSLRRPSGTKVCVAGLVTHRQRPGTAHGTVFLTIVDESGSANLIVWPQRVQEWRRSILHGKLLAVRGRLEKNGPYVHNIIVEEVQDYSMRLSDLRTASRDFH; encoded by the coding sequence ATGTCAGCCGGGATTATTTCCGTTGGCGACGTAGCGATGGGGCGGTGTGCTGGGTTTTCCGCGATCGCCGCTCTGGTCGGTATTTTCTGCATGGATATTTCGCCTGATCCTGCCTACGCTGAGCTTTATTGCCTGAGCAATCTGAGTTTTCTGCAAGCAACGGCAAATGTGGAGGACTTGCTCGATCGTGCAAAGGCGCTGGGCTATGCGGCACTCGCCATTACCGAGGAATGCTCTCTTTATAGCGTGCCGCGCGCCCATGTTCACGCTCAGGCAATCGATTTGCCTTTGCTGATTGGTTGTACCCTGCAACTGGAAGAGGGGTTGCGCCTCGTTTTGCTGGTAGAGGACCGAGCAGGATATGCGGCGCTGGCACAGTTGATCAGCCTTGCTCGCAGCCGGGCAGAGAAGGGGGGGTACCGTGCCTTGCTTGCCGATCTGCTACCTTTGTCTGGACTCTTGGCGATTCTTTTGCCGGAGTATCGCAGCGCAGCAGCAGAAGATCGGGTGATAGCGAAGATATGCGCTGCCTGGGGTGGCACGCGCCTGTGGTTTGGGCTCTCCTTGCTCTATGGCGGCGATCAACAACGGCAGTTGACCGATCTGCGCCGCTGGCAGCGGCATTTTCAGCTGCGCGCTGTCGCTTGTACCGGCGTGCGCATGGCGCGGCGCTCTGAGCGCTTTTTGCTGGATGTCTTTACGGCCATCCGTTTGCGCAAGCCCGTCTCTGCCGTAGGCTGGGATCTGCCGAGCAATGGCGAGCAGCACTTGCGTACGCGTCAGCAACTGGCGCAGCTCTATCCGACAGAACTGCTGGCAGAAAGCATCCACATTGTACAGCGCTGTCGATTTTCTTTGCGGGAACTGCGCTACCATTATCCGCAAGGCTCCTGCCCGGCTTCACATAGCCCACAGGAATATCTGCAGCAAGAGGCAGAAAAAGGTCTGCAGAGACGCTATCCTCATGGTGTGCCAGAGTCGGTTCGGCAGCAATTGCAGGAAGAATTGCGCATCGTCGCCGGGCTGGATTATGCCAATTATTTTCTTACGGTGTACGAGATTGTCTGTTTTGCCAGGGAGCGTGACATTCTCTGCCAGGGACGCGGTTCGGCAGCCAATTCCGTGCTCTGTTATGCCCTGGGGATCACCGAGGTGAATCCTGTACGTGCGCATCTGCTTTTTTCCCGGTTTTTGTCTCGCGAGCGGGGAGAGCCGCCCGATATCGATATCGACTTTGAACACGAGCGGCGGGAAGAAGTCATTCAATTTGTCTTTCGTCGTTACGGTCGCCGGCATGCTGCCCTGACTGCCAGTATCATCCATTATCGCCCGCGCAGCGCCATGCGGGATGCCGCTCGCGCCCTCGGTTTTTCCGCCAGCGAGCAGGAGCAACTCTGTCAGCAATTGGCCTGGTGGGATGGCCGCCGGGTGCTGCCCGAACGTTTGCAGGAAGCGGGCTTCGATCCGCAAAGCCCCGCTGTGCAGCGCCTCACCATTGTCGTCAATGCGTTGGTGGGAATGCCTCGACATCTCTCGCAGCATGTGGGTGGGATGGTGCTATCCCAGACGCCTCTCGATGCCTTGGTCCCCATCGAGCCAGCCCGGATGCCGGAACGTACGGTGTTGCAATGGGATAAGAACGATCTGGATCTGCTGGGTATCTTGAAGGTGGATCTGCTCGCGCTGGGAATGCTGAGTGTTTTGCGTCGCGCCTTGGCGGATCTGGACATGAGGCTTGCTGATATTCCGGCCGAAGATCCGCAAGTCTATGCCATGCTGCAGCGCGGCGAGAGCCTGGGGGTCTTTCAAGTGGAGTCACGGGCGCAGATGGGTATGCTGCCGCGTCTGCGGCCGCACTGCTTTTATGATCTGGTGATCGAAGTAGCCATCATCCGCCCCGGTCCCATTCAGGGGGGCATGGTACATCCCTATCTGCGTCGTCGGGCTGGTCAGGAGGCAGTATCGTATCCCGGCCCCGAGGTCCAGAAGGTTCTGGAGCGCACCTTGGGGGTGCCGATCTTTCAAGAACAGGTGATGCAGATTGCCATGGAAGCGGCCGGCTTTGATGGTGATGCGGCCGACGGTCTGCGCCGCGCCATGGCCGCTTGGCGACGCAAGGGAGATCTGGGACCCTATCAGCAACGTCTGCTGGATGGTCTGGCGGCACGCGGTTATGCGGAGGATTTTGCCCAGCAGCTCTGTGAGCAGATTCGTGGCTTTGCCGAATATGGCTTTCCCGAATCCCATGCCGCAAGCTTTGCGCTCTTGGTTTATGCCTCTGCGTGGATCAAGTGCCATCATCCGGCAGTATTCACGGCCGCTCTGCTCAACAGTCAGCCGATGGGTTTTTATGCGCCGGCACAGATCGTCGAGGAAGCAAAGCGTCAGGGCGTGCAGGTATTGCCCGTGGATATCCGCCGCAGTCATTGGGAAACCCGGGCGAAAGGTCGGCGCGTGCGTCTGGGGCTGCATCAAGTCAAGGGGTTGCCGCGCAGCGATGCCGAGCGCTGCCTTGCCTGGCGTGACGCAGATGGCAATCTCGATCCAGGGACGTTGTTTCAGGACGCCGGAGTAGGGCGGCAAAGTCTGGAAAAGCTGGCACGCGCCGGCGCTTTCGATGCTCTCCTCGGACATCGGCGCGAGGCCCTGTGGCAGATTCTGGCGCTTTGCAAGAATACGGCACTGGCGCTGCCCGGGGTTTCCCATAAACCTTCTACGCTGCCTGCGCCGTCTGCCCAAAGTCTCTGTCGCGACGATTATCAACAGTTGGGTTTGAGCCTGGGTCCCCATCCCCTGGCTTTTTTGCGGCCCCAGTTGGAGCGGGAAGGTTACCGTAGCATTGCGCAATCTCTGCGCCGGCCTTCAGGCACAAAAGTGTGCGTCGCCGGCCTGGTGACCCATCGCCAGCGACCCGGTACTGCGCACGGTACGGTATTCCTGACCATCGTCGATGAATCGGGCAGCGCTAACCTCATCGTCTGGCCACAACGGGTGCAGGAGTGGCGGCGTTCCATTTTGCACGGCAAACTCCTGGCGGTGCGGGGCCGCCTGGAAAAAAATGGTCCTTACGTCCACAACATCATCGTCGAAGAAGTACAGGACTACTCCATGCGCCTTTCTGATCTGCGCACGGCCTCACGGGATTTTCACTAA
- the lexA gene encoding transcriptional repressor LexA, with amino-acid sequence MEALTRRQQQILQWIQEQIAKHGLPPTRAELQEAFRFHSPNAAESHLRTLARKGYLVLQEGRARGIRLVSELVEESGLPLIGRVPAGAPILAEGQQEGRLPIAPQLFPGANYLLRVQGMSMRDAGILDGDILAVQPCSEAHNGQVVVARVDGEVTVKRWRKDGHQVFLLPENPDFSPIEVDLRKQDLRLEGLVVGLLRLGGL; translated from the coding sequence GTGGAAGCTCTAACACGTCGGCAGCAGCAAATTTTGCAATGGATTCAAGAGCAAATTGCCAAGCATGGCCTGCCCCCCACACGGGCCGAGCTGCAGGAGGCCTTTCGCTTCCACTCCCCCAATGCTGCCGAAAGCCATCTGCGTACTTTGGCCCGCAAGGGATATCTGGTCTTGCAGGAGGGCAGGGCGCGCGGCATCCGTCTGGTCAGCGAGCTGGTCGAGGAAAGCGGCTTGCCTCTCATTGGGCGGGTACCCGCAGGAGCCCCCATTCTGGCCGAGGGTCAGCAGGAAGGGCGTTTGCCTATCGCTCCGCAACTCTTTCCGGGTGCGAACTATCTCCTGCGCGTACAAGGAATGAGTATGCGCGATGCGGGCATCCTCGACGGCGATATTCTTGCCGTACAGCCATGCAGTGAAGCACACAATGGACAAGTGGTGGTGGCTCGTGTGGATGGTGAAGTTACCGTCAAACGCTGGCGTAAGGATGGACACCAGGTATTTTTATTGCCGGAAAATCCGGATTTTTCTCCCATAGAAGTCGATTTGCGCAAGCAGGATCTCCGCCTGGAAGGATTGGTGGTGGGCTTGCTTCGTTTAGGAGGTCTGTGA
- the imuA gene encoding translesion DNA synthesis-associated protein ImuA, whose protein sequence is MKTAVEELLARHPQRLWRAETGKPVHQEHLQDPGHSEVRDLLGGWPRGAITEIHSQVEGIGELRLLLPTIAALSQQEKRWVLWCLPPYIPYAPALAAAGVRLERMLVIHPRQRQDQLWALESALRSGTCSAVLAWPPALEEAAQRRLQLAAETGNSMGFFFYRDVVSQRSPAALRLRLQPAGEHTRVQVEKRRGGTVPAAANLELPLAI, encoded by the coding sequence ATGAAAACTGCTGTCGAAGAACTGTTGGCCCGTCATCCACAGCGCTTGTGGCGCGCTGAAACCGGAAAGCCCGTGCATCAGGAGCATCTGCAAGATCCCGGACACAGCGAAGTACGTGATTTGCTGGGTGGCTGGCCACGCGGGGCCATTACCGAAATCCATAGTCAGGTAGAGGGGATCGGTGAACTCCGCTTGCTTCTGCCTACCATCGCTGCCTTGAGCCAGCAAGAGAAGCGCTGGGTGCTGTGGTGTCTGCCGCCTTATATCCCGTATGCTCCTGCCTTGGCTGCGGCAGGCGTACGCTTGGAGCGGATGCTGGTGATCCATCCGCGCCAGCGTCAGGATCAGTTGTGGGCCCTGGAATCGGCCCTGCGATCCGGCACTTGTAGTGCCGTGCTGGCATGGCCGCCGGCTTTGGAAGAAGCTGCCCAGCGGCGTCTGCAACTTGCTGCGGAGACTGGCAACAGCATGGGGTTTTTCTTTTATCGGGATGTCGTGAGCCAGCGCAGCCCGGCTGCCTTGCGCCTACGATTGCAGCCCGCTGGTGAGCATACGCGGGTACAGGTGGAAAAGCGTCGCGGTGGCACAGTGCCAGCAGCGGCCAATCTGGAGTTGCCTCTGGCGATCTAA
- a CDS encoding trimeric intracellular cation channel family protein → MRYHARFPFDTFAMHFSLFLDVFNFIGIFVFAVSGAMRGVRAGLDIFGIVVLAVVTAVSGGIVRDVLIGAIPPQSIRDWHGIALAVVAGLLVFFFHRLFERMQYPVLLFDAAGLGLFAVTGTQKALDYGLAPEMAAVLGMISGIGGGMVRDVLTAQVPVVLRGDIYASAALLGAVLLLGGDWLQLPAWLSLLLGASCTFILRTLSIYRHWTLPHPR, encoded by the coding sequence ATGCGCTACCATGCGCGCTTTCCGTTTGACACGTTCGCCATGCATTTTTCCTTGTTTTTGGATGTCTTCAATTTCATCGGCATTTTCGTCTTCGCCGTGAGTGGCGCCATGCGCGGCGTTCGCGCCGGTCTGGATATTTTTGGGATTGTGGTATTGGCAGTCGTTACGGCGGTGTCCGGAGGAATTGTGCGGGATGTCCTGATTGGCGCGATTCCGCCGCAATCGATCCGTGACTGGCACGGCATCGCCTTGGCGGTAGTGGCGGGCTTGTTGGTGTTTTTCTTTCATCGGCTGTTTGAACGCATGCAGTATCCGGTCTTGCTGTTTGATGCTGCGGGTCTGGGGTTATTTGCCGTTACCGGAACACAAAAGGCGCTGGACTACGGGTTGGCGCCGGAGATGGCGGCCGTACTGGGCATGATCAGCGGCATCGGCGGTGGCATGGTGCGCGACGTCCTGACGGCACAGGTTCCCGTCGTCTTACGCGGTGATATCTATGCGTCGGCAGCGCTGCTCGGTGCTGTCCTGTTATTGGGCGGCGACTGGCTGCAGCTTCCCGCGTGGCTCAGTCTCCTGTTGGGGGCTTCCTGTACCTTCATACTGCGTACTCTCAGCATCTATCGCCACTGGACCCTGCCGCACCCTCGCTAA